The following coding sequences lie in one Desulfovibrio sp. TomC genomic window:
- a CDS encoding aldehyde ferredoxin oxidoreductase: MAVRSGGFVGKVLRVDLSTGKISAEETLERYATLLGGAGIGYRVLWDEVPAGTGPFDPANKLTFAAGALVGTSVPCNGRATVTTIFPTCWPKPLVGSGHMGGHFAAKLKYAGYDALIVEGKAEKPVWLMIRDAQVEIRDARHLWGTGIRRTTQELSQEMGPDCVVAAIGQTGENQAPMGMVVNSVSHSAGGVGGVMGGKNLKAVAVQGSGAVRIAGDKAAWEKLIKFHLSILGGNNQHVVPSFPTPQAEYYNPASRWIGQPGKRWGAAKPPVEINGNIHDPNRIAYRTNSAAYFLGDEAWKYTVRGNGCTACPIRCHTMLKMPSVTTKYGIPDTGQNTCVALMFGRSFFTQLAGKKNSEVAIEACMVGMHLADDLGLWSNYGQLQRDLRKLYEGGYLKARLGSKEYASIPWDKYDNADPAFLLDLIPRIANRQGELGEVLSRGTGAIFDHWSIPEAQWAEDHTTTYWKMGHPKHHANEDDGQCGVIINTQYNRDAQCHSHTNFVRNGLPLDVQKKLAAAIWGSPDALDAPGDYTPANVHKAKRAKWSLVRKELHDALGVCNWMGPWAASPLQERGYAGDDSLESKFLSLATGQAMDREELDRAGERIFTLHRALTIRDMGQVDMRAAHDLVPPWVFKDQNGAAPFTKGSIRMDPDDIARAMDFFYEVMGWDQKTGAPGKARYAELGLADVGEALDAAGLTPKAEK; this comes from the coding sequence ATGGCCGTACGCAGCGGCGGGTTTGTCGGCAAGGTCTTGCGCGTGGATCTTTCTACGGGGAAAATCAGCGCCGAGGAGACGCTCGAGCGCTATGCGACGCTGCTCGGCGGAGCCGGGATAGGCTACAGGGTGCTCTGGGACGAGGTCCCGGCCGGGACCGGCCCCTTCGATCCGGCCAACAAGCTGACCTTCGCCGCCGGGGCGCTGGTCGGCACGAGCGTGCCGTGCAACGGACGCGCCACCGTGACCACCATCTTTCCCACCTGCTGGCCCAAGCCGCTGGTCGGGTCGGGACACATGGGCGGCCATTTCGCGGCCAAGCTCAAATACGCCGGCTACGACGCTCTGATTGTGGAGGGCAAGGCCGAAAAACCCGTGTGGCTCATGATCCGCGACGCCCAGGTGGAAATACGCGACGCCAGGCATTTGTGGGGCACGGGCATCCGCCGGACCACCCAGGAACTCAGCCAGGAGATGGGGCCGGACTGCGTGGTGGCGGCCATCGGCCAGACCGGGGAAAACCAGGCCCCCATGGGCATGGTGGTCAATTCCGTCTCCCACTCGGCCGGCGGGGTGGGCGGGGTGATGGGCGGCAAAAACCTCAAGGCCGTGGCCGTCCAGGGCAGTGGTGCTGTGCGCATCGCCGGGGACAAAGCCGCTTGGGAGAAGCTGATCAAGTTCCATCTCTCCATTCTGGGCGGCAACAACCAGCACGTCGTGCCGAGTTTTCCCACGCCCCAGGCCGAATACTACAATCCGGCCTCCCGCTGGATCGGCCAGCCCGGCAAGCGCTGGGGCGCGGCGAAACCGCCCGTCGAAATCAACGGCAACATCCACGACCCGAACCGTATCGCCTACCGCACCAACAGCGCGGCCTATTTCCTGGGCGACGAGGCCTGGAAATACACCGTGCGCGGCAATGGCTGCACGGCCTGCCCCATCCGCTGCCACACCATGCTCAAGATGCCGTCGGTGACCACCAAGTACGGCATCCCGGACACAGGCCAAAACACCTGCGTCGCGCTCATGTTCGGCCGGTCGTTCTTTACGCAGCTCGCCGGCAAGAAAAACAGCGAGGTCGCCATAGAGGCCTGTATGGTGGGCATGCATCTGGCCGACGACCTGGGCTTGTGGTCCAACTACGGCCAGCTGCAACGCGATCTGCGCAAGCTCTACGAGGGCGGCTATCTCAAGGCCCGGCTCGGGTCCAAGGAATACGCCTCCATCCCCTGGGACAAGTACGACAACGCCGATCCGGCCTTCCTGCTCGATTTGATCCCCCGCATCGCCAACCGCCAGGGCGAACTCGGGGAGGTCTTAAGCCGGGGCACGGGCGCGATTTTCGACCACTGGTCCATCCCCGAGGCACAGTGGGCCGAGGACCATACCACGACCTATTGGAAGATGGGCCATCCCAAGCACCATGCCAACGAGGACGACGGCCAGTGCGGCGTGATCATCAACACCCAGTACAACCGGGATGCCCAGTGCCACTCCCACACGAACTTCGTGCGAAACGGCCTGCCCCTGGATGTGCAGAAAAAACTGGCCGCCGCCATCTGGGGTTCGCCCGACGCCTTGGACGCCCCCGGAGACTACACGCCCGCCAACGTGCACAAAGCCAAACGGGCCAAATGGTCGCTTGTGCGCAAGGAATTACATGACGCGCTGGGGGTGTGCAATTGGATGGGTCCCTGGGCAGCCTCCCCCTTGCAAGAGCGCGGCTATGCCGGGGACGACAGTCTGGAGTCGAAGTTCCTGAGTCTGGCCACCGGGCAGGCCATGGATCGGGAGGAACTGGACCGGGCCGGAGAACGGATCTTCACCCTCCACCGGGCGCTGACCATTCGGGACATGGGGCAGGTGGACATGCGTGCCGCCCACGACCTCGTGCCGCCCTGGGTCTTTAAGGACCAAAACGGCGCCGCGCCGTTTACCAAAGGGAGCATCCGCATGGACCCGGACGACATCGCCCGGGCCATGGATTTCTTTTATGAGGTCATGGGCTGGGACCAAAAAACGGGAGCGCCCGGCAAGGCCCGGTATGCTGAACTTGGGCTCGCGGACGTGGGCGAGGCCCTTGACGCGGCCGGGTTGACGCCGAAGGCAGAGAAATGA
- a CDS encoding 4Fe-4S dicluster domain-containing protein produces MHRIRSISSEWIEQAAKASGLEAELTRRGFLKLSACALSALAFLNLGEAFGENAPLVILDNAQGIILADPTRCVGCQRCELACTEFNDGRAQPSLARIKIARVLNFGLAGPTGGVGMHGDWGDGLVIQGVCRQCPHPVPCATACPQDAIISDPKTGARVVDAALCVGCRLCQQACPWGMLSFDEEAGVATKCFLCHGSPKCVEACPAAALRYVPWRDLTRDGSPSRATLSVTAPEKAKACLDCHVPAGTRSAK; encoded by the coding sequence ATGCACAGGATCCGCAGCATCTCGTCGGAATGGATCGAGCAAGCAGCCAAGGCCTCCGGATTGGAGGCCGAGCTGACCCGCCGGGGATTTCTCAAGCTGTCCGCCTGCGCCCTCTCTGCCCTGGCCTTCCTGAACCTTGGCGAGGCCTTTGGCGAGAACGCCCCGCTGGTGATCCTGGACAACGCCCAAGGAATCATCCTGGCCGATCCCACCCGCTGCGTGGGCTGCCAGCGTTGCGAGCTGGCCTGCACGGAATTCAACGACGGCCGGGCGCAGCCGTCCCTGGCCCGCATCAAGATCGCCCGGGTCCTCAATTTCGGCCTCGCCGGCCCCACGGGCGGCGTCGGCATGCACGGGGACTGGGGCGACGGGCTGGTGATCCAGGGCGTGTGCCGCCAATGTCCGCATCCCGTTCCCTGCGCCACGGCCTGTCCCCAAGACGCCATCATATCCGATCCGAAAACCGGGGCCCGCGTGGTCGATGCCGCCCTGTGCGTGGGCTGTCGCCTGTGCCAGCAGGCTTGCCCCTGGGGCATGCTCTCCTTCGACGAAGAAGCCGGGGTGGCCACGAAATGCTTCCTGTGCCACGGCAGCCCCAAATGCGTGGAGGCCTGTCCGGCCGCGGCCCTTCGCTATGTGCCCTGGCGGGACCTCACCCGTGACGGAAGCCCGAGCCGGGCCACCCTGTCCGTGACTGCCCCGGAAAAGGCCAAGGCCTGCCTGGATTGCCATGTCCCCGCCGGCACGAGGTCCGCGAAATAA